The proteins below come from a single Oryzias latipes chromosome 14, ASM223467v1 genomic window:
- the LOC101168810 gene encoding tubulin alpha chain yields the protein MRECISVHVGQAGVQIGNACWELYCLEHGIQPDGQMPSDKTIGGGDDSFNTFFSETGAGKHVPRAVFVDLEPTVIDEVRTGTYRQLFHPEQLITGKEDAANNYARGHYTIGKEIIDLVLDRIRKLADQCTGLQGFLVFHSFGGGTGSGFTSLLMERLSVDYGKKSKLEFSIYPAPQVSTAVVEPYNSILTTHTTLEHSDCAFMVDNEAIYDICRRNLDIERPSYTNLNRLISQIVSSITASLRFDGALNVDLTEFQTNLVPYPRIHFPLATYAPVISAEKAYHEQLSVSEITNACFEPANQMVKCDPRHGKYMACCLLYRGDVVPKDVNAAIATIKTKRSIQFVDWCPTGFKVGINYQPPTVVPGGDLAKVQRAVCMLSNTTAIAEAWARLDHKFDLMYAKRAFVHWYVGEGMEEGEFSEAREDMAALEKDYEEVGVDSIEGEGEEEGEEY from the exons atg CGTGAGTGTATCTCTGTGCACGTCGGTCAGGCTGGTGTCCAGATTGGTAATGCCTGCTGGGAACTTTACTGTCTGGAACATGGGATCCAGCCTGATGGGCAGATGCCCAGTGACAAGACCATTGGAGGAGGAGACGATTCTTTCAATACCTTCTTCAGTGAGACAGGAGCAGGAAAGCATGTTCCCAGGGCCGTCTTTGTTGACCTGGAGCCCACAGTTATCG ATGAGGTGCGCACTGGGACCTACCGGCAGCTGTTCCACCCTGAGCAGCTGATCACTGGGAAGGAGGATGCCGCCAACAACTACGCCCGTGGACACTACACCATCGGCAAGGAGATCATCGACCTGGTTCTGGACAGGATCCGCAAACTG GCGGACCAGTGCACTGGTCTCCAGGGCTTCCTGGTGTTCCACAGCTTCGGTGGAGGCACCGGCTCTGGTTTCACCTCTCTTCTGATGGAGCGTCTGTCTGTGGACTACGGCAAGAAGTCCAAGCTGGAGTTCTCCATCTACCCGGCTCCCCAGGTGTCCACTGCTGTGGTGGAGCCGTACAACTCCATCTTGACTACCCACACCACCCTGGAGCACTCTGACTGTGCCTTCATGGTGGACAATGAGGCCATCTATGACATCTGCCGCAGAAACCTGGACATCGAGCGTCCCTCCTACACCAACCTGAACAGGCTGATCAGCCAGATCGTGTCCTCCATCACAGCTTCTCTCCGTTTTGATGGCGCCCTCAATGTCGATCTGACAGAGTTCCAGACCAACTTGGTGCCATATCCTCGTATCCACTTTCCCCTGGCCACCTACGCCCCCGTCATCTCTGCAGAGAAAGCTTATCACGAGCAGCTATCAGTCTCTGAGATCACCAACGCCTGCTTTGAGCCAGCCAATCAGATGGTGAAGTGTGATCCCCGCCATGGCAAGTACATGGCCTGCTGCCTTCTGTATCGTGGGGATGTGGTGCCCAAAGATGTAAACGCTGCCATCGCCACCATCAAAACCAAGCGCTCCATCCAGTTTGTAGACTGGTGTCCCACTGGTTTCAAGGTGGGCATCAACTACCAGCCTCCAACTGTCGTTCCTGGTGGAGACCTGGCCAAGGTGCAGAGAGCTGTGTGCATGCTGAGCAACACCACTGCTATTGCAGAGGCCTGGGCTCGTCTGGACCACAAGTTCGACCTGATGTATGCCAAGCGGGCCTTTGTTCACTGGTACGTGGGGGAAGGAATGGAGGAAGGAGAGTTCTCTGAGGCCAGGGAGGATATGGCCGCTCTGGAGAAGGATTACGAGGAGGTTGGAGTCGACTCCATTGaaggagaaggagaggaggaaggagaagaaTATTAG